The Toxotes jaculatrix isolate fToxJac2 chromosome 14, fToxJac2.pri, whole genome shotgun sequence genome window below encodes:
- the ocel1 gene encoding occludin/ELL domain-containing protein 1 → MKSWRRKFKRQELDSVVGSSSSKRNSISDPPVPVWVTHTPTPDDITDDGENSTCHTSSTPPYAEKEDGDKKGSMKNRLKSLIPQSWGGIIHKWTRESDRESDSEPSTTTIQILPNGTRVSPPVSPLLERRNWGESLGNSSHNSHKPLLRDSPTGELFNQGPGEESLLTSIHPAEYYAEKVEVYKQKYSYLKSWPGLLRLLAGLQLLFGGMVFACVIAYIQKDSEWSNAYGLYNGIYNNGLGLSGYSYRGPMTPFILAVAGVSWIITLCLLVMGMTMYYRTILLDSPWWPLTEAFINVALFLLYMAAGIVYLNDLNRGGLCYMTIGVNPIMANLCRVDGGQMAGTAFIFINMTMYLGSFLVCLKMWRHEAARREREYFENQSIPLDPPKPKRISFKDEIDKSLSKDHTSAHALVPEVQKNPVSLKRDTASKYTPRAYVVADYIKKYPEISCVEEREKYKAVFNDQYQEYKDLHQDISATLNKFRELDAMMVQLLRDEQSQQDQQRIKGILKKYQQKKNDPAFLEKKERCDYLKSKLSHIKNRIRTFDQENVTHGQT, encoded by the exons ATGAAAAGCTGGAGAAGGAAATTCAAGAGACAAGAGCTTGACAGTGTGGTCGGGTCCTCGTCTAGCAAGAGGAACTCCATTAGTGATCCACCAGTGCCTGTGTGGGttactcacacacccacaccagatGATATCACAGATGATGGTGAAAACTCCACATGCCACACATCCAGCACTCCACCATATGCAGAAAAGGAGGATGGTGACAAAAAAGGGAGCATGAAGAACAGGCTGAAATCCCTCATCCCTCAGTCGTGGGGGGGCATCATCCATAAATGGACAAGGGAAAGTGACAGGGAGAGTGATTCTGAACCCAGCACCACTACGATCCAGATCCTTCCCAATGGGACCAGGGTGAGCCCTCCTGTAAGCCCTCTGCTTGAGCGCAGGAACTGGGGAGAATCACTGGGCAACTCCAGCCATAACTCCCATAAGCCTTTGTTAAGGGACAGCCCCACTGGTGAGCTGTTCAATCAAGGCCCAGGAGAGGAGTCATTGCTCACCAGCATCCACCCAGCAGAGTACTATGCTGAGAAGGTGGAGGTCTATAAACAGAAGTACTCTTATTTGAAATCCTGGCCAGGCCTGCTCAGACTTCTTGCTGGGCTTCAGCTCCTGTTTGGGGGCATGGTCTTCGCCTGTGTCATCGCCTACATCCAGAAAGACAGTGAGTGGTCCAATGCCTACGGACTTTATAATGGCATATATAACAATGGGCTTGGCTTGTCTGGATACAGCTACAGAGGTCCCATGACTCCCTTCATCCTGGCCGTAGCTGGAGTCTCCTGGATCATAACCTTGTGTCTCTTGGTGATGGGAATGACTATGTATTATCGCACCATCCTCCTCGACTCCCCCTGGTGGCCTCTGACGGAGGCCTTCATTAACGTGGCGCTGTTCCTGCTCTACATGGCAGCAGGGATCGTATACCTGAATGATTTGAACCGCGGGGGGCTGTGCTACATGACAATAGGCGTTAACCCCATCATGGCCAATCTGTGTCGGGTTGATGGGGGTCAGATGGCGGGAACAGCTTTCATCTTCATCAACATGACAATGTATCTAGGAAGCTTCCTGGTGTGTTTGAAGATGTGGAGGCATGAGGCGGCGcgcagagagagggagtacTTTGAGAACCAG TCCATCCCATTAGACCCCCCAAAACCAAAACGCATTTCCTTCAAGGACGAAATAGATAAGTCTCTGAGCAAAGATCATACCAGTGCACACGCACTCGTTCCTGAGGTCCAAAAGAACCCAGTCAGTCTGAAGAGAGACACAGCATCCAAATACACTCCCAGAGCATATGTTGTCGCAGACTACATCAA GAAGTATCcagagatcagctgtgtggAAGAACGGGAAAAGTACAAAGCTGTTTTCAATGACCAGTATCAGGAATACAAAGACCTTCACCAAGACATCAGCGCCACGCTCAATAAGTTCAGAGAGCTGGATGCCATGATGGTACAACTCCTCAGGGATGAACAAAGCCAGCAG GATCAGCAGAGGATTAAAGGCATTTTGAAGAAGTATCAGCAGAAAAAGAAT gACCCCGCCTTCCTCGAGAAAAAGGAACGCTGTGATTACTTGAAATCCAAATTAAGCCACATCAAAAACAGAATCCGCACTTTTGACCAGGAGAACGTGACACATGGTCAGACATGA